The Desulfovibrio subterraneus genome has a window encoding:
- a CDS encoding type I restriction-modification system subunit M yields MVNGDITNRLWAAADQLWANTGLRPSQFSVPVLGLIFLRYAEKKFALAEEKLGPVGSGTRRKVSKADYMAEGVIFLRPEARFSYLQRLPEGQDLGKSINEAMKAIEDENADLSGVLPHSYTQIENAVLVELLRLLAPVDLTGDAFGKVYEYFLGEFARMEGQKGGVFYTPESIVKLIVEVIQPYHGRILDPACGSGGMFVHSANFVERHHKKASSEISVFGVEKDQTTVNLNKMNLAVHGLTGDVRVANTYYDRPRDLFPEVAAAGGFDFVMANPPFNVSGVDKERLEKDERFCFGLPKTDNANYLWIQQFYSALNATGRAGFVMANSAGDARSSEQAIRQKLIESGAVDVIVSIGSNFFYTVTLPCTLWFFDKAKANTERRDKVLFVDARHIFRQIDRAHRDFLPEQIEFLANIVRLYRGEAPELASGSAALLAEKGLADGYVDVLGLCKVADMAAIEAQGWSLNPGRYVGAAEREEDDADFAERLEELNEELVVLNAEAQELESAILSNVALMLERTA; encoded by the coding sequence ATGGTTAACGGAGACATTACCAATAGGCTCTGGGCTGCAGCAGACCAGCTTTGGGCCAACACCGGCCTTCGGCCTTCCCAGTTTTCGGTTCCGGTTCTCGGCCTCATCTTCCTGCGATACGCGGAGAAGAAGTTCGCCCTCGCAGAGGAAAAGCTCGGTCCCGTGGGATCAGGCACCCGCCGCAAGGTCAGCAAAGCCGACTACATGGCGGAAGGCGTCATCTTCCTGCGTCCTGAAGCGCGTTTCTCCTACCTTCAGCGCCTGCCGGAAGGACAGGATCTGGGCAAATCCATCAATGAGGCCATGAAAGCCATTGAGGATGAGAACGCAGACCTCAGTGGTGTGCTGCCTCATTCCTACACCCAGATCGAGAATGCGGTCCTCGTGGAGCTGCTGCGCCTTCTGGCTCCTGTTGACCTTACGGGTGACGCATTCGGGAAGGTCTACGAGTACTTCCTGGGTGAGTTCGCCCGTATGGAAGGACAGAAGGGCGGTGTGTTCTACACGCCGGAATCCATCGTTAAGCTCATCGTCGAAGTGATCCAGCCGTATCATGGCCGCATCCTCGATCCTGCGTGTGGATCCGGTGGCATGTTCGTGCATTCTGCGAACTTCGTGGAGCGTCACCACAAAAAGGCTTCCAGCGAGATCAGCGTCTTTGGTGTGGAGAAGGACCAGACCACCGTCAACCTGAACAAGATGAACCTGGCTGTCCACGGTTTGACCGGTGATGTTCGCGTTGCCAACACCTACTACGACAGGCCGAGAGACCTGTTCCCCGAAGTGGCTGCGGCTGGAGGCTTCGACTTTGTCATGGCCAACCCGCCCTTCAACGTATCCGGTGTGGACAAGGAACGGCTGGAGAAGGACGAGCGATTCTGCTTCGGCCTGCCCAAGACGGATAACGCCAACTACCTCTGGATCCAGCAGTTCTATTCCGCGCTCAATGCCACAGGTCGTGCCGGTTTCGTCATGGCCAACTCGGCAGGCGATGCGCGGAGTAGTGAGCAGGCCATCAGGCAGAAGCTCATCGAGAGCGGTGCCGTAGATGTAATCGTCTCCATTGGCTCCAACTTCTTCTACACCGTAACCTTGCCCTGTACTCTCTGGTTCTTTGACAAGGCCAAGGCCAATACGGAGCGGCGGGACAAGGTGCTCTTCGTTGATGCGCGGCATATCTTCCGGCAGATCGACAGGGCGCACCGTGACTTCCTGCCAGAGCAGATCGAGTTCCTCGCCAACATCGTACGCCTGTATCGTGGAGAAGCGCCTGAACTGGCAAGCGGGAGTGCTGCGCTGCTGGCTGAGAAAGGGCTGGCTGATGGGTATGTTGACGTGCTTGGTCTGTGCAAGGTTGCAGACATGGCCGCCATTGAAGCCCAAGGTTGGAGTCTGAATCCAGGTCGGTATGTCGGTGCTGCGGAAAGGGAAGAAGATGATGCGGACTTTGCTGAACGGCTTGAAGAACTGAATGAAGAGCTTGTGGTTCTGAACGCAGAGGCGCAGGAGTTGGAGAGTGCGATCTTAAGCAATGTGGCCCTGATGCTTGAGAGGACTGCATAA
- a CDS encoding restriction endonuclease subunit S, producing MAQAKHTDWPEVALQDVCDKLTVGHVGSMANEYVEKGIPFLRSQNVMPFSVSLSDVKFISPEFHSKLKKSELRPGDVVVVRTGYPGTAAVVPPHLPVSNCADLVIIRPSNRLDPYFLSAIFNSTWGKGVVAGNLVGVAQQHFNVGAAKSMRIALPPLSTQRRIASILSAYDDLIENNTRRIEILEEMARRIYEEWFVNFRFPGHEDAKFVETEQGRIPEGWKRGKLEDVVVLQRGFDLPKKLRQDGEFLVVSATGASGTHIECKVKAPGVVTGRSGSLGTVSYITQDYWPLNTTLWGKAYPLGSVALAFFVLNSIDLKGFNSGAAVPTLNRNDIHGLPMPIPPSGLVEQFDEYATQLFKLRQNLINKNGNLRVQRDLLLPKLVSGQIDVSDAENMLEDVA from the coding sequence ATGGCTCAGGCGAAGCACACAGATTGGCCAGAGGTGGCGTTGCAGGATGTCTGTGACAAGCTCACAGTTGGTCATGTGGGGTCTATGGCGAACGAGTATGTGGAAAAAGGGATACCTTTTCTTCGTTCACAAAACGTCATGCCATTTTCAGTGTCACTCTCTGATGTGAAATTCATCTCACCAGAGTTCCATAGCAAGCTGAAAAAGTCGGAACTGAGGCCTGGTGATGTCGTCGTGGTCAGGACTGGTTACCCTGGCACAGCTGCTGTGGTTCCACCTCATCTTCCAGTCTCAAACTGTGCAGATCTCGTAATCATCCGGCCATCGAATAGGTTGGATCCATACTTTCTTTCAGCGATCTTCAACTCCACTTGGGGGAAGGGCGTTGTGGCAGGGAACCTTGTCGGAGTTGCTCAACAGCACTTCAACGTTGGCGCTGCAAAGAGTATGAGGATCGCGCTTCCTCCCCTCTCAACCCAACGCCGCATCGCGTCCATCCTTTCCGCCTACGATGATCTCATCGAGAACAACACGCGGCGGATCGAGATCCTAGAGGAGATGGCTCGGAGGATATACGAGGAGTGGTTCGTCAACTTCCGTTTCCCTGGACATGAGGATGCGAAGTTCGTTGAGACGGAGCAGGGGCGGATTCCTGAAGGGTGGAAGCGAGGGAAGCTTGAGGATGTCGTTGTTCTTCAGCGTGGATTCGATTTGCCAAAGAAGCTTCGACAGGATGGTGAGTTTTTGGTCGTTTCGGCAACGGGAGCGAGTGGTACTCATATCGAGTGCAAAGTTAAGGCTCCAGGCGTTGTTACGGGACGCTCTGGCTCGCTAGGAACCGTTTCTTACATTACACAAGACTACTGGCCATTAAACACAACATTGTGGGGAAAGGCGTACCCCCTAGGCTCTGTAGCACTGGCATTTTTCGTGCTCAATTCCATTGACCTCAAGGGATTCAACTCGGGGGCAGCCGTTCCGACCTTGAATCGTAATGACATACATGGCCTTCCAATGCCAATTCCTCCAAGCGGGTTGGTTGAGCAGTTTGATGAGTACGCTACACAGCTATTCAAGCTCAGGCAGAATTTGATCAATAAGAACGGCAACCTCCGTGTACAACGTGATCTCCTGCTCCCCAAACTCGTTTCAGGACAGATTGACGTATCAGACGCTGAGAACATGCTGGAAGACGTGGCCTAA
- a CDS encoding type I restriction endonuclease subunit R: MSHTTSPKSYTEDTLVEKPAIALFTELGWEEVNLYDEWAGGSSCEGRANNHEAILVPRLRAALASLNPALPEDALEQVIAELTRDRSKMVPVNANQEFHRLLRDGVKVTVRDQHGAVSTETARIIDWRTPENNSFLLASQLWLHGDVYLRRTDLVAFVNGIPLVLLELKAPQRPCKDAYDENIRDYRATLPQLFVPNAFVVASNGSQTLMGSTFADWEFFFEWKRINDEGEKGVVSLETLIRGTCAKDRLLDIVENFIVYEEAKGGLIKKVAKNHQYLGVNRAIAEVLRVKDRRAGEAGRLGVFWHTQGSGKSLSMVFFSQKILRTIPGNWTFLIVTDRKELDEQIYKTFAATGAVTEAEAHATNSDHLKLLLREDHRYVFTLIQKFGTRNGEVYPELSARQDIIIITDEAHRTQYDTLALNMRSALPNAAFLGFTGTPLMAGEERTKEVFGGYISIYNFAQSIQDGATVPLYYENRIPELQLTNDNLDDDLAKLLEDAELDEAQERKVEREFAREYHLITRDDRLEAIAEDLVKHFTSRGYRGKGMMICIDKATAVRMYDKVTAHWQAHLKALKAALPSVSDSEREGLEAKIQDMETTDMAVVVSQSQNEEADLKAKGLDIRPHRKRLIREDMEEKFKDPSDPLRLVFVCAMWITGFDVPSCSTIYLDKPMRNHTLMQTIARANRRYPGKQAGLIVDYVGVFRSLQKALAIYGGATGTEGGESPIQSKAELVEYLKHLIAEATAFCTGQGVDTEKIKAAEGFPKIGLMDEAIEAILETDETRKKFMGLAGAIARVYRAILPDPVAAELSADVVLFSVLAQKIRALVDPPDISHIMSQVEDLLDRSVAPMAYVLPTDPTKPLMDLSKIDFEKLKEQFNLGKKRTEAERLRALLNRKLQEMVAQNHTRKDFLERFLELISAYNAGSRNIEEFFNALLTLAQNLTEEEQRAMREGLTEEELALFDILTKPVPVLSEKEKEKVKATCKDLLATLKREKLVLDWRYKPQAQGNVRLTIERMLDEGLPEAYDEATYTEKCAAAYLHVYDCYYGEGRSLYSSAQ; the protein is encoded by the coding sequence ATGAGCCATACCACCTCCCCGAAGAGCTACACAGAGGATACGCTGGTAGAGAAGCCTGCCATTGCCCTGTTCACAGAGCTGGGATGGGAGGAGGTGAACCTGTATGACGAGTGGGCAGGTGGCAGCTCCTGCGAAGGGAGAGCGAACAACCACGAGGCCATTCTGGTACCTCGCCTTCGTGCTGCGCTTGCCAGCCTGAATCCCGCTTTGCCCGAAGATGCCCTGGAACAGGTCATAGCGGAGTTGACCCGTGACCGCTCCAAGATGGTGCCGGTGAACGCCAACCAGGAGTTTCACCGTCTGCTCCGCGATGGGGTGAAGGTAACGGTTCGTGATCAGCACGGGGCTGTGAGCACGGAGACGGCTCGGATCATTGACTGGAGGACACCGGAGAACAACAGCTTCCTGCTGGCTTCCCAGCTCTGGCTGCATGGCGATGTGTACCTTCGCCGTACGGATCTGGTCGCCTTCGTCAACGGTATTCCCCTTGTCCTGCTGGAACTCAAGGCTCCGCAGCGGCCCTGCAAGGATGCGTACGACGAGAACATCCGGGACTACAGGGCAACGCTGCCGCAGCTCTTCGTTCCCAACGCCTTTGTGGTAGCGTCAAACGGCTCGCAAACCTTGATGGGTAGCACCTTTGCAGACTGGGAGTTCTTCTTCGAGTGGAAGCGCATCAATGATGAGGGAGAGAAGGGCGTTGTGTCGCTGGAAACCCTCATCCGTGGCACCTGCGCCAAGGATCGCCTGCTGGACATCGTGGAGAACTTCATTGTCTACGAGGAGGCCAAGGGCGGCCTGATCAAGAAGGTGGCGAAGAACCATCAGTACCTCGGAGTCAACAGAGCCATTGCCGAAGTGCTGCGGGTGAAGGATCGCCGTGCGGGTGAGGCTGGCCGTCTTGGTGTGTTCTGGCATACTCAGGGCAGCGGCAAGTCGCTTTCCATGGTCTTCTTCAGCCAGAAGATTCTGCGTACCATTCCAGGCAACTGGACGTTCCTGATCGTAACCGACCGCAAGGAACTGGACGAGCAGATCTACAAGACCTTTGCGGCCACAGGGGCGGTGACGGAGGCGGAGGCGCATGCCACCAACAGTGACCATCTTAAGCTCCTGCTCAGGGAGGACCACCGCTACGTCTTCACGCTGATCCAGAAGTTTGGCACCCGAAACGGTGAGGTCTATCCTGAACTGTCTGCACGGCAGGACATCATCATCATTACCGATGAAGCGCACCGCACCCAGTATGATACCCTTGCCCTCAACATGCGGAGCGCGTTGCCCAACGCCGCCTTCCTCGGTTTCACCGGTACACCGCTGATGGCTGGTGAAGAGCGGACCAAGGAAGTGTTCGGCGGGTACATCTCCATCTACAACTTCGCCCAGTCCATCCAGGATGGGGCAACCGTACCGCTGTACTACGAGAACCGCATTCCCGAACTACAGCTCACCAACGACAATCTGGACGACGATCTGGCGAAGCTCCTGGAAGATGCGGAGCTGGATGAAGCCCAGGAGCGGAAGGTAGAGAGGGAGTTCGCACGGGAATACCATCTCATCACCCGTGACGACCGGCTGGAGGCCATAGCCGAGGATCTGGTCAAGCACTTCACCAGTCGCGGATATCGCGGCAAGGGTATGATGATCTGCATCGACAAGGCCACCGCTGTGCGGATGTACGACAAGGTCACCGCACACTGGCAGGCGCACCTGAAAGCCTTGAAAGCGGCATTACCGTCCGTTTCGGATAGCGAGCGCGAGGGGCTGGAAGCCAAGATCCAGGATATGGAAACCACCGACATGGCGGTCGTGGTCTCCCAGAGCCAGAACGAGGAGGCCGATCTGAAGGCCAAGGGGCTGGACATCCGGCCTCATCGCAAGCGGCTGATTCGGGAAGACATGGAAGAGAAGTTCAAGGATCCCTCGGATCCGCTGCGTCTGGTCTTCGTATGCGCCATGTGGATTACGGGGTTCGATGTACCCTCATGTTCCACCATCTACCTCGACAAGCCCATGCGTAACCACACCCTGATGCAGACCATTGCCCGTGCCAACCGGCGTTACCCCGGCAAGCAGGCGGGGCTGATCGTGGACTATGTCGGGGTGTTCCGTAGTCTTCAGAAGGCACTGGCTATCTACGGTGGTGCTACAGGTACGGAGGGTGGAGAGTCGCCCATCCAGAGCAAGGCCGAGCTGGTGGAGTACCTTAAGCACCTTATTGCCGAGGCCACAGCCTTCTGCACTGGGCAGGGGGTTGATACCGAGAAGATCAAGGCGGCAGAGGGCTTCCCCAAGATCGGTCTGATGGATGAAGCCATTGAGGCGATCCTCGAAACGGATGAGACCAGGAAGAAGTTCATGGGGCTGGCTGGTGCCATAGCCCGTGTCTACCGTGCCATCCTGCCGGATCCTGTGGCGGCGGAACTCTCAGCCGATGTTGTCCTCTTCTCCGTGCTGGCGCAGAAGATCAGGGCGCTGGTGGATCCGCCGGATATCTCCCACATCATGAGCCAGGTGGAGGATCTTCTGGATCGCTCTGTGGCTCCTATGGCCTACGTGCTGCCCACTGATCCGACCAAGCCGCTGATGGATCTGAGCAAGATCGACTTTGAGAAGCTGAAGGAGCAGTTCAACCTGGGCAAGAAGCGCACGGAGGCTGAGCGGCTCAGAGCACTGCTGAACCGGAAGCTCCAGGAGATGGTTGCCCAGAACCATACCCGTAAGGATTTTCTTGAACGCTTCCTGGAACTGATCAGCGCCTACAACGCGGGAAGCCGGAATATTGAGGAGTTCTTCAACGCGCTCCTCACCCTTGCCCAGAACCTGACCGAGGAAGAACAGCGAGCCATGCGCGAGGGGCTGACCGAGGAGGAGCTGGCACTCTTCGACATCCTCACCAAGCCTGTACCGGTCCTCTCGGAGAAGGAGAAGGAGAAGGTAAAGGCGACCTGCAAGGACTTGCTGGCGACTCTGAAGCGGGAGAAGTTGGTTCTGGACTGGCGCTACAAGCCTCAGGCGCAGGGGAATGTCCGCCTTACCATCGAGCGCATGCTTGACGAAGGACTGCCTGAAGCCTACGACGAGGCCACGTACACGGAGAAGTGCGCTGCCGCATACCTGCACGTGTACGACTGCTACTACGGAGAAGGACGAAGCCTGTACTCCTCCGCCCAATAA
- a CDS encoding secondary thiamine-phosphate synthase enzyme YjbQ, whose product MEKLKVQTSSREEMLDITGAVRKLIREQDWTDGLLLVYCPHTTGAITVNEGADPDVVRDIVVNMRKLVPLRGDYHHAEGNSDAHIKSSMFGCDQLLIVEQGDLQLGTWQKVYFCEFDGPRSRTVWVKHIPS is encoded by the coding sequence ATGGAAAAGCTGAAAGTTCAAACATCAAGCCGTGAGGAAATGCTGGATATCACCGGTGCCGTTCGCAAGCTCATTCGAGAGCAGGACTGGACTGATGGTCTGCTGCTCGTCTACTGCCCCCACACTACCGGTGCAATCACAGTCAATGAAGGAGCGGATCCAGACGTAGTGCGGGACATCGTGGTCAACATGCGTAAGCTGGTCCCACTGCGTGGCGATTACCATCACGCAGAAGGCAACTCAGACGCACACATCAAGTCCAGCATGTTCGGGTGTGACCAACTCCTCATCGTCGAACAGGGCGACTTGCAGCTCGGCACCTGGCAGAAGGTGTACTTCTGTGAGTTTGATGGACCGAGAAGCAGAACCGTCTGGGTGAAGCACATCCCCTCATAG
- a CDS encoding YjbQ family protein yields MHTLSIRTSEREQLIDITREVQNLVNAQGWQDGMLLLYCPHTTGAVTIKNGAY; encoded by the coding sequence ATGCATACCCTTTCCATACGAACCTCGGAACGCGAACAGCTCATCGACATAACCCGCGAGGTGCAGAACCTCGTCAATGCGCAGGGCTGGCAGGACGGCATGCTCCTGCTCTACTGCCCGCACACCACGGGGGCCGTCACCATCAAGAACGGTGCATACTGA
- the selB gene encoding selenocysteine-specific translation elongation factor: MPVVLGTAGHIDHGKTTLVKALTGIDCDRLEEEKKRGITIELGFAFFGLPDGTRMGIVDVPGHERFVKNMVAGASGIDFVMLVIAADEGVMPQTREHLEICSLLGIETGFVALTKTDMVDEEWLALVQEDVANFLQGSFLEGAPIFPVSSHTGAGLDEVRQYIVRMEKELAPRRRSDLFRLPVDRVFTMKGHGTVVTGTMISGSVAIGTDVQLYPHDTLTKVRGLQSHGGTVEVAPAGRRTAINLHGLEVADIERGDVVALPGSLFPSQTWHVELRCLSSAPTPLKNRTEVHVHHGSRETLARLYFPDRDKLMPGETALCEMRFTDPMVGVFGDRCVIRSFSPLRTVAGGKLLHPHAQPLRKKHPRYAQMLEALQSLSKAEPDDRIRLHVSMAGETGVSFRELCILTDIESKALEKGLNLLGGKQELACFDKEERSYVSGGILEELGTTALDFVADYHRKEPLKPGMPRGMLTSGWGRKLAPKLVHFVVERLIKQGKLAVEGDVMRIAGHKVSLAADQEGLRAKLLEAHAAGGITPPNLKDVLEPLNVDVKEAGSVLRLMEGSGELVKVKDGMYFHGPAMEKLVGMVREYFATHDDLGPNEFRDLTGLSRKYLIPLLEYFDKARITLRVGDKRKLRGA; encoded by the coding sequence ATGCCTGTTGTTCTGGGCACTGCCGGACATATCGACCACGGAAAGACAACCCTCGTGAAGGCACTGACGGGCATAGATTGCGACCGTCTGGAAGAGGAGAAGAAGCGCGGCATTACCATTGAGCTGGGCTTTGCCTTCTTCGGTTTGCCGGACGGAACCCGCATGGGCATAGTGGACGTGCCCGGACATGAGCGCTTTGTGAAGAACATGGTTGCCGGGGCCTCGGGTATTGATTTTGTCATGCTGGTCATTGCCGCGGATGAAGGGGTGATGCCCCAGACCCGCGAGCATCTGGAAATATGTTCGCTGCTCGGCATTGAAACCGGTTTTGTGGCCCTGACCAAAACCGACATGGTGGATGAGGAATGGCTCGCTCTTGTTCAGGAAGATGTGGCGAATTTTCTGCAGGGTTCCTTTCTTGAGGGTGCCCCCATCTTCCCTGTGTCTTCGCACACAGGCGCGGGGCTGGACGAGGTTCGGCAGTACATCGTCCGCATGGAAAAGGAACTGGCACCCCGTCGGCGTTCCGACCTTTTCCGCCTGCCGGTGGACCGCGTGTTCACCATGAAGGGCCACGGCACGGTCGTTACCGGCACCATGATTTCCGGTTCCGTGGCCATCGGCACGGATGTGCAGCTGTACCCGCACGACACGCTGACCAAGGTGCGCGGACTGCAGAGCCATGGCGGCACCGTGGAAGTTGCCCCCGCGGGCAGGCGCACGGCCATAAACCTGCACGGCCTCGAGGTTGCCGACATCGAACGTGGCGATGTGGTTGCGCTGCCGGGATCGCTGTTCCCCTCCCAGACGTGGCATGTGGAGCTGCGTTGCCTTTCCTCCGCTCCCACACCGCTGAAGAACCGCACGGAAGTGCATGTTCACCACGGCTCTCGTGAAACCCTGGCGCGTCTCTATTTCCCAGACAGGGACAAACTTATGCCCGGTGAAACGGCTCTGTGCGAAATGCGCTTTACCGATCCCATGGTCGGTGTGTTCGGCGACCGTTGCGTCATCCGTTCCTTCTCTCCCCTGCGCACGGTGGCGGGCGGCAAGCTGCTGCATCCGCATGCGCAGCCGCTGCGCAAGAAACATCCGCGCTATGCACAGATGCTTGAAGCCCTGCAGAGCCTGAGCAAGGCCGAACCGGATGACCGCATCCGCCTGCATGTAAGCATGGCGGGAGAAACCGGCGTGAGTTTCCGTGAACTGTGCATTCTGACGGATATCGAATCAAAGGCTCTGGAAAAGGGACTGAACCTGCTGGGCGGCAAGCAGGAGCTTGCATGCTTTGACAAGGAAGAACGCAGTTACGTTTCTGGCGGCATTCTGGAAGAGCTGGGCACGACGGCACTGGACTTTGTGGCAGACTATCACCGCAAGGAGCCGCTCAAGCCGGGGATGCCCCGCGGCATGCTGACCTCAGGCTGGGGACGCAAGCTTGCGCCCAAGCTGGTACACTTTGTTGTGGAGCGGCTCATAAAGCAGGGCAAGCTGGCAGTGGAAGGCGACGTGATGCGTATTGCCGGTCACAAGGTTTCCCTTGCGGCGGATCAGGAAGGGCTGCGCGCAAAACTGCTGGAAGCGCATGCCGCTGGCGGCATTACCCCGCCCAACCTGAAGGATGTGCTTGAGCCCCTGAACGTGGACGTGAAAGAGGCCGGTTCGGTGCTGCGGCTCATGGAGGGCTCAGGCGAGCTGGTCAAGGTGAAGGACGGCATGTACTTCCATGGTCCCGCCATGGAAAAGCTGGTGGGCATGGTGCGCGAATATTTTGCGACTCACGATGACCTTGGGCCCAATGAATTCCGCGATCTGACAGGCCTGTCCCGCAAGTACCTCATCCCGCTTCTGGAATATTTCGACAAGGCACGCATTACGCTGCGCGTGGGTGACAAGCGCAAGCTGCGCGGGGCCTGA
- the pnp gene encoding polyribonucleotide nucleotidyltransferase, with translation MENIFDAKRIVKTVGGKEITFETGRLANQADGSIWIQCGGTVVLVTACSQPLVRDMGFFPLTVEYTEKMYAAGRIPGSFFRREIGRPSERETLCARVIDRPIRPMFPKGYRDEVQVLANVISSDQKEESDVLALTGASAALTMSSIPFNGPVAGARVCRINGAFVLNPTIPEMAEADLNLVFAASRDAVVMVEGEAKFVPDAVVAEALEWAHKEITPLLDAQEELRAMLGKEKQSFEVPVPNTELLEKVTALSKAELEVALQIPEKMARKDARKAIKEKVLATLAEDPQYVEDPTPLAEVSDMLSALEKKIVRARIHKEGLRIDGRDVTTVRPIKIEAGLLPRTHGSALFARGETKSMVVATLGSSTDEQRMDSLTGDMTKRFMLHYNFAPYCVGEVKPVRVSRREIGHGALAEKALRPVTPSSNDFPFTLRVVSETMESNGSSSMAAVCGGCLSLMDAGVPISAPVAGIAMGLIKEGDDYLVLTDILGDEDALGDMDFKIAGTAEGVTAVQMDIKISGIPSDVMARALEQARVARLHILEEMAKVLPASRPKLSDYAPQIDVLEVNPEVIRVIIGPGGKNIKAITSATGASIDIEDSGKVTIFAPTLEALEQAREMVQYYDQRAEVGKDYMGKVKKMLEIGAIVEILPNLEALVHISQLDIARVEKTEDICALGEDMKVKVIEINDGRIRASRKAVLLEAQGTPWNPEDTARPRGGAPRGDRGDRGDRGGRSGDRGGRSGDRGGDRGGRGGDRGGRR, from the coding sequence ATGGAAAACATTTTCGACGCCAAACGCATCGTAAAGACCGTCGGCGGAAAAGAAATCACCTTCGAGACCGGTCGCCTTGCAAATCAGGCTGACGGCTCCATCTGGATTCAGTGCGGCGGCACCGTAGTGCTCGTAACCGCCTGCTCCCAGCCTCTCGTACGCGATATGGGCTTCTTCCCCCTCACCGTGGAATACACCGAGAAGATGTACGCCGCAGGCCGCATCCCCGGTTCCTTCTTCCGCCGTGAAATCGGTCGTCCCAGCGAACGCGAAACCCTGTGCGCACGCGTTATCGACCGTCCCATCCGTCCCATGTTCCCCAAGGGCTACCGTGATGAAGTACAGGTGCTTGCCAACGTCATTTCTTCCGACCAGAAGGAAGAATCCGACGTTCTGGCCCTGACCGGCGCATCCGCCGCTCTCACCATGTCCTCCATTCCCTTTAACGGTCCCGTTGCCGGTGCCCGCGTGTGCCGCATCAACGGCGCATTCGTGCTGAACCCCACCATCCCCGAAATGGCTGAAGCCGACCTGAACCTCGTGTTCGCCGCTTCGCGCGACGCCGTGGTTATGGTGGAAGGCGAAGCCAAGTTCGTGCCCGACGCAGTGGTTGCCGAGGCTCTGGAATGGGCTCACAAGGAAATCACCCCCCTGCTGGACGCACAGGAAGAACTGCGCGCCATGCTCGGCAAGGAAAAGCAGTCCTTTGAAGTTCCGGTGCCTAACACCGAACTGCTCGAAAAGGTAACCGCACTTTCCAAGGCCGAACTTGAAGTCGCCCTGCAGATTCCTGAAAAGATGGCCCGCAAGGATGCACGCAAGGCAATCAAGGAAAAGGTTCTGGCTACGCTGGCGGAAGATCCCCAGTACGTGGAAGATCCCACTCCCCTCGCCGAAGTTTCTGATATGCTTTCCGCTCTGGAAAAGAAGATCGTCCGTGCACGCATCCACAAGGAAGGCCTGCGCATCGACGGCCGCGACGTAACCACCGTGCGTCCCATCAAGATCGAAGCCGGCCTGCTGCCCCGTACCCACGGTTCCGCCCTGTTCGCACGCGGCGAAACCAAGTCCATGGTTGTGGCAACCCTCGGCAGCTCGACTGACGAACAGCGCATGGATTCGCTGACCGGCGATATGACCAAGCGCTTCATGCTGCACTACAACTTTGCTCCCTACTGCGTGGGCGAAGTCAAGCCCGTGCGCGTTTCCCGCCGCGAAATCGGCCATGGCGCACTGGCAGAAAAGGCTCTGCGCCCCGTTACTCCTTCCAGCAACGATTTCCCCTTCACCCTGCGTGTTGTGTCGGAAACCATGGAATCCAACGGTTCCTCCTCCATGGCTGCAGTATGCGGCGGCTGCCTGTCCCTCATGGACGCAGGCGTGCCGATCTCCGCACCGGTTGCCGGTATCGCCATGGGTCTTATCAAGGAAGGCGACGACTACCTCGTGCTGACCGACATTCTTGGTGATGAAGACGCCCTCGGCGACATGGACTTCAAGATCGCCGGTACCGCAGAAGGCGTTACCGCCGTTCAGATGGACATCAAGATCTCCGGCATTCCTTCCGATGTCATGGCCCGCGCCCTTGAACAGGCCCGCGTTGCCCGCCTGCACATTCTGGAAGAAATGGCCAAGGTACTGCCCGCTTCCCGTCCCAAGCTGTCCGATTACGCACCGCAGATTGACGTTCTGGAAGTGAATCCCGAAGTCATCCGCGTGATCATCGGCCCCGGCGGCAAGAACATCAAGGCCATCACCAGCGCCACCGGCGCTTCCATCGATATCGAGGACAGCGGCAAGGTCACCATCTTCGCCCCCACCCTTGAAGCGCTGGAACAGGCCCGCGAAATGGTCCAGTACTACGACCAGCGCGCCGAAGTGGGCAAGGACTACATGGGCAAGGTAAAGAAGATGCTCGAAATCGGCGCCATCGTCGAAATCCTGCCCAACCTGGAAGCCCTTGTGCACATTTCCCAGCTGGATATCGCCCGCGTTGAAAAGACCGAAGACATCTGCGCCCTTGGCGAAGACATGAAGGTCAAGGTCATCGAAATCAACGACGGACGCATCCGCGCAAGCCGCAAGGCTGTTCTGCTGGAAGCTCAGGGTACCCCCTGGAACCCCGAAGACACTGCACGCCCCCGCGGCGGTGCTCCCCGTGGTGACCGCGGCGATCGCGGTGACCGTGGAGGCCGTAGCGGCGACCGTGGCGGTCGCAGCGGTGATCGTGGTGGCGATCGTGGCGGACGCGGCGGTGACCGCGGCGGCCGTCGCTAA